A region of the Litchfieldia alkalitelluris genome:
TACCGGTCGATCCTAATTGGGATCTTTATCTCGATGTTTGCGATTGTTGGTCTTGTTTTCTTTAATGAATGGCCCTACTATGTTGGTTTATTAATTATCGTAGGATTTGGTTCAGGTATAGTATTTCCAGCGATGTATGCGATGGCTGGGTCTGTTTGGCCAGATGGTGGAAGAAGAGCATTTAACGCGATGTATGTTGGTTCCAATGTTGGTGTCGCAGTAGGAGCCGCACTAGGTGGTCTTGTAGCCTCATATTCGTTTCAATATGTTTTCACAGCCAATGCAATTATGTATATGATCTTCTTATTACTAGCAGTATTTGGTTACCGCTCAATTAAAGTTGAAAACAATAAACAACAAAATGTAGTAAGTCAGGCAAAAGTTGTTAAAAATTACACCAAATTAACAGCATTGCTCATTGTCTCGATTGGGTATATTTTATGTTGGCTAGCTTATTCGCAGTGGGCATCAACCATTGCCTCTTATACGCAAGGGCTTGATATAAGTATGAAGCAATATAGTATGCTATGGACAATTAACGGAGCATTAATTGTGTTAGGACAGCCATTTGTTTCAACAATCATTCGTTTCTTTGCAAAAACGTTAAAAGCTCAAATCGTGATTGGAATTATCATTTTCATTGCTTCGTTTGTTGTTGTGTTAAATACCACTCAATTCACTGGCTTCATAGTGGCGATGGTGATTTTAACAGTGGGAGAAATGTTTGTGTGGCCAGCGGTTCCTACCATTGCTAATGAGTTAGCTCCAAAAGGAAGAGAAGGTTTTTACCAGGGAATCGTAAATAGTATGGCAACAGGTGGAAGAATGCTAGGACCTGTTGTTGGTGGTCTTTTAGTAGATATATATGGAATGAACATGCTATTTATTGTGTTAATAGGACTCTTAGTGATTTCAGTATTTACAACCTTGATATATGATCGTAAGCTTAAGCATGTAGAAAATAAGAGTGTTCCGGCTATAAGCGCTGGATCATAAAATAATACCCCCCTAAGGATTGTTCCTTTGGGGGGGTATTTGCGAGGTGCAATACGGTAAATCGCAGGCCGAATCAACTAACAAATCATATAAACGTCACAGTGGAAAAGGCATATATCTCTAATGTAAATACCCGGTAAGTTCTATAGTAAGAGGTTTAAACACTTTGAAAGATAAGGGAAGGAATTCCCTTTATTTAGGAAAAATCGCCATAAACAGCTTAAATAGAGGGGGAAATTTCCTCTATTTGCTTAAAATCCACGAAAATGGTTCACTTTGCTTTGCTTAAGGGGAAATTTTCCCCTTATATACCCCAAACCGAGTCTATTCTCCATCTTAACGGGAAAATTTCCCCTTATATATTCACAATCTAATTCAATTCTATATAGGTTACTCAATTAAGGTACTAAATCACAAATATTTACAGGCTATCCAATAATTATTTCATCCCCTGGGATTTCCTAGTGAATTTTAAAAATAATAAGCTATTAAAATTACAAAAGGTTGATTAATCAATTAAAAAGGCACCTTGAATTTGTATAGTTAATTCAAGGTGCGTTTTCATATATGTTTTAACTGTTTGCACCTCTAAAATAAACCCCCTAAGGATAACTCCTAGGGGGCTATGTCTGTTGTGTCAATGAAAATTTAGTAAGTTATTCTGACCCTAAGATGGTATTGCTATTCTCTAATACTTAAAGAGGAATTTTTCTAGGACTATATCTTTTGCCAATCCTAAAAATGAGAGGAATACCAATGATCGTTGGTAATACCCATATCAATAAAGTAGGAAGTTCACTAATAAAGGGGATATTATTGGCATTAACGACTAATGTAGCAGTAACGATACCAATATAAGATCCAAGCATTCCACCAATATGGAGGCCCAACCAGTTTCTTTTTCTCATCTTCTTAGCTAAGTATCCAGTAAGCGCAAGTCCATAGGAAAAAATAGCAATATAAAACAAATAAGCACTCTCATCCCATTTTATAATTGACATAGCTACGGCTGTAGAAAACACAATCAAATAAGACCAGTGGTAAATTTCTCCAGTAAACGTATGCACACCTTTTCTCTTTTTCTTAAAGGCAGCAACTAATCCAGTCAAAAGGCATATAGCACCAGAAATTATATGAAGGATTAGTAATAAATAAAACATAATTTAACATCCCCCTAAAAATTGGAATAGATACATATTTATTCTAGATATAATTCCATCTAAAGCACAATAATAACTTTCTAATAATTTTAAAAATTTATAGCATGAAAAATCATTTTGGTTATGTTATTATCAAATAATAATAAAATTCATTATTATTTGAAAAGTAGATAAAATGAGTTCTAGAAAAAGAGAGAAAAGGATTAAATTACTATATAGATAGGGGAATTGGAATGGCAGAACTACGTAGTAATATGATTAAAAAAGGATTTGACCGTGCACCACATCGAAGCTTACTTCGAGCTGCAGGTGTAAAAGAAGAGGACTTTGATAAACCGTTTATTGCAGTATGTAATTCATATATTGATATTGTTCCAGGTCATGTTCATTTGCAAGAGTTTGGTAAAATTGTTAAAGAAGCAATTCGTGAAGCAGGTGGAGTTCCATTCGAATTCAACACGATTGGTGTCGACGATGGGATTGCAATGGGGCATATTGGTATGCGCTATTCGTTGCCAAGTCGTGAAATCATTGCAGACTCGATTGAAACAGTTGTATCGGCACACTGGTTTGATGGAATGGTATGCATTCCAAACTGTGATAAAATCACACCAGGAATGATGATGGCAGCACTTCGTGTAAATATCCCTACAATTTTTGTAAGTGGTGGGCCAATGAAGGCTGGAACAACGAGTGATGGTCGTAAGATCTCATTATCATCTGTATTTGAAGGTGTGGGTGCATTCCAGGCTGGTAAGATCGACGAAAAAGGTCTACAAGAATTAGAAGCATTCGGTTGCCCAACATGTGGATCATGTTCAGGAATGTTCACTGCAAACTCAATGAACTGTTTAGCAGAAGCATTGGGACTTGCTTTACCAGGTAACGGGACAATTTTAGCGGTGGCACCTGAACGTAGAGAGTTTGTAAAGAAGTCAGCTACTCAACTGATGGAGCTTATCAAAATGGACTTAAAGCCTCGTGATATCGTTAATGAAAAAGCAATTGATAATGCATTTGCTTTAGATATGGCACTAGGTGGTTCAACAAATACAGTTCTCCATACACTAGCATTAGCACATGAAGCGCAAATTGATTACCCAATTGAGCGAATTAATGAAGTGGCAGAGCGTGTGCCACATTTATCAAAGCTTGCTCCAGCTTCTGATTATCATATTGAGGATCTTCATGAAGCAGGTGGGGTATCAGCTGCATTATATGAATTATCGAAAAAAGAAGGTGCACTTCACCTTGATAATATTACAGTAACTGGAAAATCTATTGGTGAGAACGTTGCTGGTTGTGAAGTGAAAGACTACAATGTTATTCGCCCAATTGATGATCCACATACAGTAAAAGGTGGGTTAGCCGTATTGTTTGGTAACTTAGCTCCAGACGGTGCAATCATTAAAACGGGCGGAGTGCAAAATGGAATCACAAGCCATGAAGGACCTGCTGTTGTTTTTGAATCACAAGAAGAAGCAGTAAAAGGGATTTCTTCTGGTCAAGTGAAAGCGGGAGATGTCGTGATCATCCGTTATGAAGGACCAAAGGGTGGACCGGGAATGCCTGAAATGCTTTCGCCAACTTCGATGATTGTTGGAATGGGATTAGGACCAAAAGTAGCACTAGTTACAGACGGTCGTTTTTCTGGCGCATCTCGTGGACTATCAATCGGACATGCATCACCAGAAGCAGCTGAAGGAGGCCCATTAGCATTTGTAGAAAATGGTGACCATGTTGTTATTGATATTGATAAGAGAACAATGGTTGTCGTGGTAGACGAGGCTGAATGGGAAAAGCGTGAAGCTAACTGGAAGGGCTTCGAACCAAAGGTTAAAACTGGTTATCTAGCACGTTATTCTAAGTTAGTTACATCTGCAAATACTGGTGGAGTAATGAAAATTTAATACTAATTCAAAGAAGCCTTTACTTGTTTAAGGGCTTCTTTCATTTTATTAATAGTTTTAGAAAATCATATACTGAAAATGCATGATTTTTTATATACTATAATGATAGCGCTTTCTTTATTCGTTTAATCTAGGAATCTGAATATATCCCTAGAAAACTAATTTTTTTCGAAAATATGATATCTTCATTCGAAGATTTTATCATGGTTTTCAATAAATGAATTGTGAGAGTGTAGGAAGGGGGAAACATGTTGAAAACAATCTGTACTTCATTCATAGAAGCTATAAATGATATTCAAGATGGCGCAACCATTTTGGTTGGAGGGTTTGGTTTAGTTGGAATTCCTGAAAATTTGATTCTGGCATTGATGGAGCGAGACATTAAAGACTTAACAGTTATTTCTAATAATTGTGGGGTAGATGAGTGGGGATTGGGGCTGTTACTACAACGTCATCAAATAAAAAAAATGATTGGTTCTTATGTGGGTGAAAACAAGGAATTTGAGCGACAGGTTTTATCTGGTGAACTTGAGGTTGAGTTAACTCCGCAAGGAACTCTTGCAGAACGAATCCGGGCAGGTGGAGCAGGAATCCCCGCATTTTTTACACCAGCTGGGGTGGGAACGCCTGTCGCTGAAGGAAAGGAAGTAAGAGAATTTGATGGAAAGCAATATGTATTAGAGCATGCAATAACTGCTGATTTTAGTTTAGTGAGAGCGAGTAAGGGAGATAAAATGGGAAATCTCATTTATAACAAAACTGCTCGTAACTTTAATCCCGGTGTTGCAGCAGCAGGGAAGATTACAATTGCAGAGGTCGAAGAGTTGGTTGAAATCGGAGAACTAAATCCAGATCATATTCATACTCCTAGTATTTATGTTCAAAGAATGGTTGTAGGGAAACAACATAAGAAAATTGAGAGACTAACAGTATCAAAGTAAAGGAGGTAACCTTAAGATGGTAAATAAACAAACGATAAGGGAACGAATTGCAAAACGTGCTGAAAAAGAAATTGAAAACGGTTACTATGTAAACCTTGGAATTGGTATGCCAACCCTTGTAGCGAATTTTATCAGTGATTCTAAACAAGTTGTTCTTCAATCAGAGAACGGTCTACTCGGAATTGGGCCATATCCCAAAGAAGATCAAGTCGACCCTGATTTAATTAATGCAGGGAAAGAAACGGTGACCTCCATTCCAGGTGCTGCTTATTTTGATAGTGCAGAATCCTTTGCGATGATAAGAGGAGGACATGTCGATATTGCAATATTAGGTGGTATGGAGGTTTCACTGACTGGAGATTTAGCAAATTGGATGATACCTGGAAAGATGATTAAAGGGATGGGAGGCGCAATGGATCTTGTTCATGGTGCGAAAAAAATAATCGTCATTATGGAACATGTGAGTAAAGATGGTTCACCAAAGATTGTTAATAAATGTAGTCTGCCGTTAACTGGGCAAGCGGTGGTAAATCGAATTATTACTGACCGAGCAGTAATTGATGTAACAACGCAAGGGTTAAAGTTGGTTGAGGTCTTCGAAGGATTTACGATTGAAGAAATTCAAGCATCGACCGAACCAGAATTAATAGTTGAAAAGGTAAAGTTTACAAAGTTCGTTAACTAGAAACAGGGGGATGTGGATGTGCAATTATAACAGTTGGTGTCAAGTGGTCGTTACATAAACTATTAATTGGAGCTGTGGTTTTCTAGTAACTCTCATTTAATCAATTGAGCTAGCGATTGGTTTCTATCATTCTCATTAGATCTTGGAATCTGGAATTAGGAGGAAATGTCTTGGTAACAGATAAAGTGGTTTTAATAACAGGAGGAGCACAAGGGATTGGTTTTGAAATTGGGCGTGTTTTTGCAGAAAATGGTGCCAAGGTTGTTCTAACAGATCTGAATGAAGATGGAGTTTTAAATGCAGCAAATAGTCTTCAAGAAAAAGGTTTTAGTGTGGTTGGAAAAAGGTGTGATGTTACTAGTGAACAAGATTTAGAAGCTAGTATTAACTATACGGTGAACGAATTTGGACGTATTGATGTATTAATCAATAATGCGGGCATGCAACATGTATCCCCAATTGAAGATTTTCCAACAGATCGATTCGAGCTTCTTGTGAAAATTATGCTTACTGCACCTTTTATTGCCATTAAGTATGCACTACCAATTATGAAGCAACAAATGTTTGGGCGGATTATTAATATGGCATCAATTAATGGATTAGTCGGCTTTGCGGGCAAGGCCGCCTATAATAGTGCGAAGCATGGCGTGATAGGGCTAACGAAGGTGACAGCACTTGAAGCCGCCGAATATGGTGTAACGGTAAATGCCGTTTGTCCCGGATATGTTGATACACCACTTGTTCGCAACCAACTAAGTGACTTAGCGGCAGCAAGGAATGTTCCATTGGAAAGGGTACTTGAAGAAGTGATTTACCCATTAGTTCCTCAAAAACGATTATTACAAGTTGGTGAGATTGCAAGTTATGTCATGTATTTAGCAAGTGATGGAGCAAGAGGGATTACTGGGCAAGCGTGTGTGATTGATGGTGGGTATACCGCGCAGTAGGTAATGTAATAAATGTTTAATGTCCTATGGGTTGGTTGTAGCCCGTAGGATTTTTTTGTTGTGGTAAAAAATGTTGTAAATTAGTTATTAAAGATGTAAAATTACACTATAGGTAATATATTACATTGATAAGAAGGGTGGTAAGATACCATGAAAACAAAACTAATTATTTTACTTTCTTTAGTTATAGTTGGCTCATTATATTTTGGAATAAACGGAAATCCCTTAGCTAAAGCAAAAAGCAGAGAAATAGTAGAAGATTATATGAATGAGAATTATCCAGATCAATCTTTTACAATATCTAATGTAGGATATTATCCCGGTGAAGCTGTGTATATTGTCCATGTAGTATCAAAGGATTTTGGTATTGAAGGAAATATTAATGTGAAGAAAGGTAAAGTTGTTGGTGAAGAATTTTAGTGCATGTAATAAAGGTGGAATTAACTTTACAGATAATGGAATGATAAGAGAAAAAGGAAGTGTATTAAATGAAAAAGTGGATACTAATGATTGTTTTTCTCTTATCAACCAGCTTTCCAACAGTATTGCAAGCAGCCGAAAAAAAAAGCTGCGATGTAATTGAAAAAGTTTTTAAGGATGCAAAAGTTGAAGGGGAAAATGGAATATGTACTGTTGAAATTGTTCGCACGAATCTTAATGTTACACATATGGGTATGAAACTATCGCCTGAAACGATGGAGCTTGTATTTCATTTCGCTCTTGAAAATGTCGGGAATGAAACAGCTGTTATGGGGGAACTTGCTTTATTAGAAGATGAAGTGAACCCAGTCATCGATCAGTTGAGAGAAGGTAATTTGGAAGTTTCCGCTATACATAACCATATGATTCATGAAAATCCCAGAATTTTTTACGTGCATTTTCAGGGAATTGGTGATTTAACTCTACAAGCTGAGATAATCAAGAAGGCTATAAACAACACAAAGTAATAATAACGGTCCCATTCCAATATTGTGTAAAAAAAAAGAGGAAGTGAATCTAGGTGATCTTGATTCACTTTCTTAGGAATGTAGAAGAAACAAAGATATTTCCACTGCTGTTTTACTTATAGCTCCTGATTTTATCCGTCTAATAGCCGAATAATTCTTCGTCTTCTCCTATAAATCTTACAAATATAAGAGAATTTCCCCCACCACTTCCTCCCCCACCAATAGATAGTTCTGGATAGACAATAGTCCCAGATTCATCAAGTGAACTCCACGCGAATTCAGTTGAGAGTGACGAAAAAACCCCATTATAATACATTTTCTCCATTTGAGCAGATTCTAATTGAATCGTATCATTCAAAACCTCTACAAATTCTTGTGGTAATTTTACATACCCGTAGGGCTGTTCAGTAAGCTTTGTTGAAAATCTCATTTGTAGCCCAGGAATATAGGTTTCAACGCCATTAGAAACTGAGTAATTTCTTCGTTTTAACAATAAAAACTCTAGAGATTGTAAGTCATCCCCGGGATGTAGGTTCCAAATAAAGTGGTAGGTTGAAGCATCCTTTGGATTTGTGCTGACTAATAAAGGAGTGCTGATTGTCCCCACATAGTGGGTGTGCCATTTGCGCTTTTCATAATACCAATAGCTAGCAGCATATTCCCCTTCAGTAGTGATATAAGGGACAAACACATGACTTTTATCTAAATAGATAATATCCTGAACTTTCTCGATCTTAGCACTTAAATGATAAGGATTGACCTCATTTTTTATTTCTTCTTCGGTTAAAAAGGAACTAGGACTACTTGGATAGTACCAATAAAAGATGTAGCCAGTAATGCTTATAATAGTAAGATTTAAGAAAATTAGAATCGTTTTACGTTTAGCCATTATTGATCTCCCTCCTTAATCAAGGAGTTCTCCGAACGATAATAAAACTGTTCAGTTGGTGTTGTGATTAAAAGTCCTTTTCCATCCCGTTCTACGAAAATAACCGTTTGAAGCTGACTCCCACCTTTAGGTTTCGTTTTAACCATTTGATATGGAAATCTTTCTTTTTGTTCATCTTCCTCAGCAAAATGCACCTCTTCAAACCACTGAATACTATCTACTTGTTGTTTTTTAAATCCATCTAACAAGGAACCAACATCGTTTATAAGTTCTATTTCGTTAGCACTCGGGTGTGTAACAACAATCTCGGCTTCGTCGAATTTAGAGATATATGTAGAGATTTCATCTTTTGGATATAAAACAGAATGCAATGGACTAGTGATTAATGCTCCTATCAAAAAAATGAAATTCGCCCAAAAACCTAACCAAGCAAATTTTCGATATCGTTGCCATAACTCCATTTGTCCGTCTCTTTTTAAAATCCAATAAGCAATCCAAACTCCAAGTGGTAAAATAGGAATTCGTAGAGCATCAAAATTAAAGCTAAAAGAGAAGATTCCAAGTATGAGAATAAGAATGGCTTTCCACACAGGTGGTTTCTCACTCTTTTTATAAAGATAGATAAACCACACCACAACAATTGCCCATGTAACAACTGTAATAATCATAGAAGGAAGGCTATTTGATAAGTTAATAGTAAAATCCATGGATTCACACTCCTTTGTATGAATTTTAACATGAAAATGGAAGTTAATGGTTAGTAGGAGATTACTTGGTTAAAATATATCTAGGAGCAAGCCTATTTTTCTTGATAGCACTTGCAGTTTAGTTGCAAATTCTATACAATACACATTATAATCTTATATTACTTATAAGCGTTGATAAGGAGTAGTAGTGAGTAACAATGCCTAGAGAGTTGACGGTCGGTGCAAGTCAATCATTGGTTGTTCATGAACTCGCCTTTGAGTTGCAGGTGTGAAATACGATATTTCGTAAAATAGCGCTTGTCGTTTGGTCCGCGTTACGGATGAATGAAGCGAGTGCATTACGCAAATAAGCGTAACAACACTAATGTGGGTGGTACCGCGGGAGATTAATACATAATCCTCTCGTCCCTATTTGGGATGAGGGGTTTTTTATATTTAAGGTCTTTTCTAAAACCTTGTTGCTAATCGACAAATTATAGAGGTTAAATTGTTGTTACTATACAATAGAGAGTCAGAGTGTCGGAAGAAAAGATGCCACTCTACCTATTTAATAGTGCTTTCTATACCGTTTAAGAGCAACAAAGTTTACGAAAATAACCATGTTTAAAAAGAGTTTCTATAGGAGGATAAAGATGAGCTATAAACACCAGGATATTGAAAAAAAGTGGCAGCAATATTGGGAACAAAATAAAACGTTCCGTACAACTGAAGATAAAGGAAAGCGTAAGTTTTATGCGTTAGATATGTTTCCATATCCTTCAGGAGCGGGGCTACATGTTGGTCATCCAGAAGGTTATACGGCAACTGATATTTTAGCAAGAATGAAGCGTATGCAGGGCTATAATGTGTTACATCCAATGGGCTGGGATGCATTCGGTTTGCCTGCTGAGCAATATGCATTAGACACTGGAAATGATCCAGCGGAATTTACGGAGAAAAATATCAACACATTCCGCCGTCAAATTAAAGAACTTGGCTTCTCATATGATTGGGATCGTGAAGTAAATACAACAGATCCTAAATACTATAAATGGACTCAATGGATTTTTACGAAGCTATATGAAAAAGGATTAGCTTATGTTGATGAAGTAGCTGTAAACTGGTGCCCAGCACTAGGGACAGTACTTGCAAATGAAGAAGTGATTGATGGAAAGAGTGAGCGTGGAGGGCATCCTGTAGAACGCCGTCCAATGAGACAATGGGTGTTAAGAATTACTAAATATGCAGACCGCTTACTTGAAGACTTAGAGGAGCTTGATTGGCCAGAAAGCTTAAAGGAAATGCAACGTAACTGGATCGGAAAAAGTGAAGGAGCACATGTGACATTTAATATTGATCAGCATGATGAGACATTTACTGTATTTACAACACGTCCAGATACTTTATTCGGCGCAACCTATGCAGTTCTTGCACCAGAGCATCCTTTTGTTGATAAAATTACAACAGAAGATCAAAAGCAAGCAGTAGCTGCTTACTTGGATAAAGTGAAAAGTAAAAGTGATTTAGAACGTACAGATTTAGCGAAGGATAAAACCGGTGTTTTTACAGGGGCATATGCAATTAACCCAGTAAATAATGAGAAAATGCCAATCTGGATTGCTGATTATGTATTAATGAGCTATGGTACTGGAGCAATTATGGCAGTTCCAGCACATGATGAGCGTGATTACGAATTTGCAGTGAAATTTGAGTTGCCAATTAAAGAAGTTGTATCTGGTGGGGATGTCACAAAAGAGGCTTACACTGGGGATGGAGATCATGTGAACTCCGACTTCTTAAATGGCATGAATAAAGAGGAAGCCATTACAGCAATGATTGATTGGCTTGTTCAAAACGAAAAAGGGAAAAAGGAAACAACTTATCGTTTACGTGACTGGTTATTCAGCCGTCAGCGTTACTGGGGTGAGCCTATACCAATTATTCATTGGGAAGATGGCACAATGACTGCTCTTCCAGAAGAAGAACTACCATTAATGCTTCCAAAAACAACAAATATTAAGCCGTCAGGAACAGGTGAATCACCACTTGCTAATATTGAAGAGTGGGTAAATGTTGTTGATGAGAAGACAGGTAAAAAAGGTCGTCGTGAAACAAATACAATGCCACAATGGGCTGGTAGCTGCTGGTATTACCTACGATATATTGATCCAGATAATGAAGAACATTTAGCAGATCCTGAGAAATTAAAAGAATGGTTACCAGTTGATATCTACATTGGTGGTGCTGAGCATGCGGTTCTTCACTTATTATATGCTCGTTTCTGGCACAAAGTTTTATACGATGTAGGTGTGGTTACAACAAAAGAGCCATTCCAAAAGTTATTTAATCAAGGGATGATTCTTGGTGAAAACAATGAAAAAATGAGTAAGTCTAAAGGGAATGTAGTTAACCCTGATGATATTATAAAGAGTCATGGTGCTGATACATTACGTTTATACGAAATGTTTATGGGTCCACTTGATGCATCCATTGCTTGGTCCGAAAATGGCTTAGACGGTTCACGTCGATTCCTTGATCGTGTGTGGCGCTTATTAGTAGATGATAATGGACAAATCACAGGCAAGATTAAAGATGTAGAAGAAGGCGGCTCATTAGAACGCGTATATCATCAAACAGTGAAAAAAGTGACAGAAGACTACGAGGGTTTACGCTTTAATACGGCAATTTCACAGTTAATGGTGTTTATCAATGAAGCGTATAAAGCAACTGAGCTTCCAGCCAAGTACATTGAAGGCTTTGTAAAGCTATTATCTCCTGTTGCTCCACATATTTCAGAAGAGCTTTGGAACAAACTTGGACATGAAAAGTCACTTTCATTTGAAGCATGGCCAGCATTCGATGAAGCAAAATTAGTGGATGATGAAATTGAAATCGTTATTCAAATTAATGGTAAAGTAAAAGCGAAGCTTAATGTCCCTGCAGATGCTTCAAGAGAAAAGCTTGAAGAAATTGCTATGGGTGAAGTGAAAGAGCAAATAGAAGGAAAAACAGTTCGAAAAGTGATTGCGGTGCCAGGTAAATTAGTGAATATCGTTGCTAATTAGTTGAACAAAAAAACGTACAGGAAATTTTCTTGTACGTTTTTTTTACTGTAAGACTGACTTCATCAAATAGTGTTATAAAGATCCCATAAATTAAAAGCCCATTTCTTATAAGAAAAGCCTCTTTAGAAATCAGTTTTTCATAACATGAAAGGGTAAGAAGAACATAAACTGGAAGGGGCTGCTTTACTTGTTATTTCCACAAACATATTCAGGTTTTGGGTATGGTTTTGATTTAAACCCTTATTACTCACCATATGGATTTGGACACCACCATCATCATGGGCATCATTACGGACACCATCATGGACATCACTTTGGTCACCATGGTCACCATGGTCACCATCATCACCACCACCACGGACACCATTGGGGTCCTGGATACGGGGGATATGGCGGATATCACGGATACTATTAAATTCTGAGGAGGATATGGAACCGTTCCATATCTTCTTTTTATTTGGAGGATTAAAATGACTAGCCGAGGTTATTCTAAAATTGTTCTACACTTTAGAATAAAGGGGCTGAAAAATATTATGAGTCATTCAAAACGTGAAAAAGAAAGACTGTGGAGAGAAAGAAAGCAAGAGCAAAATCCACATGGGAAGGTAAAAACCTTTGAACAATTAGCTGAAGAAGCTGGAAAAAACGAGAATAAGTAATAGCTTTATTAAAGTTGCTTCGGCAACTTTTTAAATTGTAATAAATGATCTGGGTAATAACTTGGATTTTAAATTAAAGTATTTAATTCTTACCTGCGCAAGCAAAATTCCAAGTCCTGAGTCTTGTGGTTTTGTATTAATATTTTAATTTGATTATAATAAGTATATGTTTGTGTTGAAAGGATGAGAAATATGTCTGAAATAGATATAATTACACCAGAGGAATTGAAACAGAAGCTTGAAAATGGTGAGAAGCTTGAGCTTGTCGATGTTCGTGAGGATG
Encoded here:
- the leuS gene encoding leucine--tRNA ligase; this encodes MSYKHQDIEKKWQQYWEQNKTFRTTEDKGKRKFYALDMFPYPSGAGLHVGHPEGYTATDILARMKRMQGYNVLHPMGWDAFGLPAEQYALDTGNDPAEFTEKNINTFRRQIKELGFSYDWDREVNTTDPKYYKWTQWIFTKLYEKGLAYVDEVAVNWCPALGTVLANEEVIDGKSERGGHPVERRPMRQWVLRITKYADRLLEDLEELDWPESLKEMQRNWIGKSEGAHVTFNIDQHDETFTVFTTRPDTLFGATYAVLAPEHPFVDKITTEDQKQAVAAYLDKVKSKSDLERTDLAKDKTGVFTGAYAINPVNNEKMPIWIADYVLMSYGTGAIMAVPAHDERDYEFAVKFELPIKEVVSGGDVTKEAYTGDGDHVNSDFLNGMNKEEAITAMIDWLVQNEKGKKETTYRLRDWLFSRQRYWGEPIPIIHWEDGTMTALPEEELPLMLPKTTNIKPSGTGESPLANIEEWVNVVDEKTGKKGRRETNTMPQWAGSCWYYLRYIDPDNEEHLADPEKLKEWLPVDIYIGGAEHAVLHLLYARFWHKVLYDVGVVTTKEPFQKLFNQGMILGENNEKMSKSKGNVVNPDDIIKSHGADTLRLYEMFMGPLDASIAWSENGLDGSRRFLDRVWRLLVDDNGQITGKIKDVEEGGSLERVYHQTVKKVTEDYEGLRFNTAISQLMVFINEAYKATELPAKYIEGFVKLLSPVAPHISEELWNKLGHEKSLSFEAWPAFDEAKLVDDEIEIVIQINGKVKAKLNVPADASREKLEEIAMGEVKEQIEGKTVRKVIAVPGKLVNIVAN
- a CDS encoding DUF6254 family protein; this translates as MTSRGYSKIVLHFRIKGLKNIMSHSKREKERLWRERKQEQNPHGKVKTFEQLAEEAGKNENK